In one window of Musa acuminata AAA Group cultivar baxijiao chromosome BXJ3-2, Cavendish_Baxijiao_AAA, whole genome shotgun sequence DNA:
- the LOC135631185 gene encoding protein STRICTOSIDINE SYNTHASE-LIKE 4-like, with translation MADSNPSPAAPAPNRTRRRPSWPIIGALLLILVPIVISVVVNDPNGFDPAPLPADYSFSASLAVAERHDRILASSKRVGEGRLPGPEDLAYDKARGFLYTGCSDGWIRRVSLKDEKMEVEDWAYVGGRPLGVALGPGGDLVVAESNNGLMIVKPDQSVAMLTDEADGLRFRLTDGVDVASDGLIYFTDASYKFNLDTHILDILEGRPHGRLMSFDSSTNQTSVLLRDLYFANGVSLSPDQRSLIFCETTLRRCRRYHIRGEKRGTVDEFIQNLPGFPDNVRYDGEGHYWIALAAGKTPEWDVVLKYPFLRKLMVTIEKFVKIPHSQRDSGILKVDLDGQPVALFSDPGLTLATSGLKIGKHLWYGSLVKDYLSRIDLTQVSR, from the exons ATGGCAGATTCAAATCCTTCTCCAGCTGCTCCCGCTCCCAACCGAACTCGACGGAGGCCTTCCTGGCCTATTATTGGAGCTCTCCTCCTCATACTAGTGCCGATTGTGATCTCCGTCGTCGTTAACGATCCCAACGGCTTCGACCCGGCGCCGCTGCCGGCAGACTACTCCTTCAGCGCCTCCCTGGCCGTGGCGGAGCGCCACGACCGCATCCTCGCTTCCAGCAAGCGCGTAGGCGAGGGGCGCCTCCCGGGCCCGGAGGACTTGGCCTACGACAAGGCTCGCGGCTTCCTCTATACTGGGTGCAGCGATGGCTGGATCAGGAGGGTGAGTCTGAAGGATGAGAAGATGGAGGTGGAAGACTGGGCTTATGTCGGTGGCCGGCCTCTCGGAGTGGCCTTGGGACCTGGCGGCGACCTCGTCGTCGCGGAATCCAATAAT GGGTTGATGATAGTAAAGCCAGATCAGAGTGTGGCCATGCTAACTGATGAAGCAGATGGACTAAGGTTTCGGTTGACCGATGGTGTTGATGTTGCGTCGGATGGCTTGATCTACTTCACAGATGCATCGTACAAGTTCAACCTCGATACGCACATACTAGACATTCTCGAGGGCCGACCCCATGGAAGGCTGATGAGCTTCGATTCTTCCACTAACCAAACCTCGGTGCTCCTCCGTGATCTCTACTTCGCCAATGGCGTCTCACTTTCGCCCGATCAACGCTCCCTAATCTTCTGTGAGACCACGCT GAGGAGATGCAGAAGATATCACATTCGGGGAGAGAAAAGGGGGACGGTCGATGAGTTCATCCAGAATCTACCGGGGTTTCCCGACAACGTTCGTTACGACGGCGAGGGCCATTACTGGATCGCATTAGCGGCG gGGAAGACACCGGAATGGGACGTAGTATTAAAGTACCCCTTCCTGAGGAAATTGATGGTCACCATTGAAAAGTTTGTAAAGATTCCACATTCTCAGAGGGACTCTGGAATCCTGAAAGTTGACTTGGATGGTCAACCGGTTGCCCTCTTCTCAGATCCAGGTTTGACTCTTGCAACTAGTGGGCTAAAAATTGGGAAGCATCTCTGGTATGGATCTCTTGTCAAGGACTATCTCAGCAGGATTGATCTAACTCAAGTAAGCAGATGA